The DNA segment CCCCTTTTAAAGTAACTGTATATCGTCTCTGTCCTGCAATATTGTTTACCACACCAATTTGAAGTTTCTTGTTCTCTAATACATTTCCTTGTTCAATGTGTATTTCAAGGAATGCTTTAACATCCGTTCTTTTTGTGGCTGTTTCAGGTTTGAAATCAAATCCGCATGCTTTCATAGCATCAACAAACTTTACCCCTTTAAAATCAGCCATTTCATTGGCAGCTTCTTTGTTAGCTTCATTAACAAAATTTTTACTGCCCCAAAATGCCATCGGAAAGCGACTGCCTTCTTCTTCAGCCATTGAGATTACTTCTAGTGAACGTAAAGGTTGACCGTAAGTTTCTTTTAAATAGTGTACAGCTAGGTAGGCAGCAATGATTCCATATTGTCCATCCAAGTTACCGCCATTCACAACTGTATCAATATGTGAACCTGACAAAATCGTTTCTTCTGGATACGTTGAACCTTCTAAGCGTCCAAATAAGTTGCCAATCTCATCAAAATGAGTCGTCATTCCACTTTCTTCTAAGGTGGCTTTCAATTGATTTTGTGCTTCTAACCAAGAATCTGAATACAACAAGCGAGTCATGCCACCTGTAGGGTCATTCCCAATACTTGTAAATAAATCAATATTTTCTTTTAATAGAGTTTTAATATCCATCATTTCTACCTCCTTGATTTCTTATCATATATTCATTGTAAGCGTTTCTAAAATCTATAACACTATCATAATTGACAATTTGAATAGTCTTTTTGTGCAAGTTAAACAGTTTGTAATGTTAATTATTTTCTGTACTATTAACATACTGAACTTTACCTACTTATGAAAGGATGACGCTAATGTCTACTATTTATACTTATACCAAAGATAATGATTCACCTTTACAAATGACTTTCTTCCCAGCTATTCCTGAATATGACAAACACTGTACATTGCTTTATTTACATGGTGGTGCTCTTATTTATGGAGAAAGAGACGATCTTCCCATTCTTTATCGAGAAATGTTTTTAAGTGCAGGTTATTCCATCTTAACCATTGATTACCCACTCGCTCCCGAAGAACCTTTACCTGTTATAGTAGAGTCTATCATAGAAGGAATCGACTGGTTCAGTACACATGCCAAAAATACTTTAAAATCACAATCTTCAGATTACGTTTTATTCGGAAGATCTGCTGGTGCCTATCTTAGTTTTGTGCTTGCTAAACAATTACTTCCTATTTCTCCAAAAGGTATCATAAGTTTTTATGGTTATTCTTCGCTAATAGAAACTAGCTTTACTAATCCTAGTTCTTATTACAATCAATTTCCTAAAGTAACCAACAGTAGTATATCTCATTTGATAAAAACGACACGCCAAGCAAATGCCTCTATTCAAGACCGTTTTCCCATATACCTTAGAGCTAGGCAGATGGGTTCTTGGTTATCATTGCTATTATCTGATAGGTCTTTATTAAACGACTACAGTCTAAATGAAGTAGAGTTAAAAAAATTGCCGCCTGTTTTTCTAACGGCTAGTTCTGCTGATCAAGATGTGCCCTATAGTGTTTCTCAGCAACTCTCTCAGATCATTCCTAAAGTACAGTTTCATCCCGTGCTAGGATTGCCACACGATTTTGACGCAGATACCACTAATCCTGCTGGAAAACGTGTCTACCAAGCTGCCATTAATTGGTTAGACCAGCTTCAAGTAGTGAATAATCGTGCTTAAATTATTATATACTGTTCGTTTCAATTGTATCTAAAAGAAGAACAGCGAATTGCCTTTTGTAAACATCCGTTATAAATGGTATCCTTAAAAAAAAGACTTAGAGGCAGGTTATTTTACTTATGGCAAACAATCTTGATCTTTCTAATCGAATCAATCAAAATTATCCACTACTATCAAAAAAAGAGAAACAAGTAGCTGCATTTATACTGGAACACAAAAATGATGTGGAGTCTTGGAATATTAAAGATCTTTCGCGTTTAACAGAGACCTCCAATGCTACTATTTCTCGTTTTTGTTCAAAATTACACTATCGAAATTTTAGTGAATTTAAAACATTTGTAACTCAAGAATTAGGTGAACACCCAGCGCCCTTACAAGTACCTGTTAAAATTGCCAGCTATTACACACAATTGATCAACTCTGCATCTCAACTGATTGAAACGCAACAAATTACTGATTTTGTGGAAGCGATTCATCTTTCCAATAAAATTTTAATTTGTGGAGTGGGTAATTCTGGATTGAGTGCTATGGAATTAAAGTATCGGTTAGTTAGAATGGGATTGATCGTTGATGTAGTAACCGATCCGCATATGATGTTAATGGATGCCGTATTGTTAAAAAAATATGATTTGATGATAGCTATTTCGAATTATGGACAAACACAAGCTGTCATTGATGCCTGTACGATAGCAAAAAAAGAACATGCTACCGTTTTTGTCATTACCAATCAAAATCACACTCCTTTAACAAATATTGCCGATCAAGTATTATTTGCTTCGGGTCGAACATCTATTCCAGATGATCAATTTATTAATAGCCAATTGCCGATTCATTTTATTTTAGATGTATTGTGCTATGTCTTGTTAGAAAATAAATCTTATAAAAATAACCGCAAAAAAACGTTATCTGCTTTAGACTCACATTAAAAAGATGCTGGTAGTTCAACTAAAATCAAAAAAGTTAGCAAGTTAGTGGCATTAATCCCACTAACTTGCTAACTTTTTAATTTATACTTCTACTTTACTTCTTTCATTTTTCCAACAAACTCAGCCGTAATCAATTGAGGACGAGTGATTGCGCTCCCTACAACGATAGAATGAACACCAAGCTCTTTACATCTCTTAGCTTTCTCAGGTGTATCTATGTGGCCTTCAGCAATGACAGGAACTTTCACGGATTCTAAAATGATCTTTAAGCGTTCAAAATCATTATCCGCAATATTGTCACCTTGTGATTCCTTAGTATACCCCATTAAAGTAGTAGAGACACAATCAAAGCCTAATCGTTCTGCTTCAATCGCTTCATCAATAGTTGCTGTATCAGCCATTAATAAAATTGAAGGGTATTTTGCATGGATAGCTTGAACAAATGACTCAAGTGTTTCGCCATTTGGTCTAACACGACTTGTAGCATCTAAAGCTATCATATCGCATTTAGATTCAGCCAATTCATCGATTTCTTTCATCGTTGCCGTGATAAAAACTTCTGAATCATCATAATCTCTTTTTACAATTCCGATAACTGGCAACTCAGTATTTTTCTTAATTTCAATAATATCTTCTTTTGAATTTGAACGAATTCCTTTTGCTCCGCCTTCTTCAGCAGCAACTGCCATTCTTCCCATAATATATGAGCTATGCAAAGGTTCATTATCCAACGCTTGGCAAGAAACAATTAATTCCGATTTTACTTTATCTAACATATTCATTTTATTCGTCTCCTAACATTTCTTCAATTTCATTTTTTATAACCGACACTTGTGGACCATAAACGACCTGAATTCCATTTCCTCTTTTGATCAATCCTTGGCTTCCAGTTTCTTTTAATAATTCTTCATTAACTAAAGTCTCGTCCTTAACTGTAACACGTAATCTTGTTGCACAGTTGTCAACATTCACTAAGTTTTCTTCGCCACCAAGACCATTAATAATATCTAGTGCACGACCTTCTACTTTAGTTTTATTGCCAGCAACTTCTATTTTATCTGTTCTACCAGGTGTTTGGAAGTTGAATTTCTTAATTAGGAATGTAAATGTAAAGTAATATAAGAAGAACCAAACTACCCCAATAACTACAACCATAATCCAGTTTGTTCGTTCATTTCCTTGCAAGACTCCGAATAAGATAAAGTCAATAAATCCACCTGAGAAAGTTTGTCCAATTGTAATTTCAAAGATATGCGCTAACATAAATGCAAGACCGTCGAACACGGCATGCACAACATATAATGCAGGTGCTATAAATAAAAATGAGAATTCAAGCGGTTCTGTGATTCCTGTTAAAAAGGATGTTAAAGCAGCTGACAACATCAACCCTCCAACTACTTTTTTATTTTCTGGTTTTGCTGTTCTATAGATGGCAAATGCTGCACCAACTAGACCAAACATCATTGTGATAAAACGTCCTGACATAAAGCGTGCTGTTCCGCTAAAGAATTCTTGTGTTGCTGGATCAGCTAATTGTGCAAAGAAAATATTTTGTGTTCCTTGAACAAGTTCTCCACCAATTTCCATTGTTCCTCCAACAGCTGTTTGCCAAAAAGGAAGATAAAAAATATGATGCAATCCAACAGGTCCAAGCATTCGTAAGATAAATCCGTATAGGAATGTTCCTAAATAACCAGTAGCATTAACCACATCTCCTACATTTGTAATCAACCCTTGGAATACAGGCCATACAAAGTACATAATAGCGCCTAAAATAATTGCTGAAAATGACGTAATGATTGGAACAAAACGCGAACCACCAAAGAATCCAAGATAGGTTGGCAATTCAATTTTATTAAAGCGATTGTGTAAATAACTTGCTAAGATCCCAACAATAATCCCACCAAATACTCCTGTTTCAAGTGTTTGAATACCTAATGTGCTTCCTTGACCAACAGCGGCAAGATTATCTAAAGCTAATGATCCAGTAATAGTCAAAATAGCATTTATTGTTGAGTGCATGACCAAGTAGCCAATCAATGCTGCTAATGCTGCTGTTCCTTTGTCTGATCTTGCTAACCCTATTGCTACCCCTACCGCAAATATAACGGGTAAATTACTAAAAACAATATTCCCAGCGCTACTCATAATTGTAAAGATCGCTTGTAACCAAGCTACATCTAAAACAGGATAAGCACTAACTGTATTGGGATTAGATAATGATCCTCCGATTCCTAAAAGTAATCCTGCAGCAGGTAAAATTGCGATTGGCAGCATAAAGGATTTTCCAAATTGCTGAGCTTTCTCAAAAAACGTTTTCATTTTCTTATTCTCCTCTTCTCTTTTTGATTTATTGTTAGTTTATACTATGAAAACATTTTCGTCAATGTAATTTAAAAGAAAATATTTCCATAAAACGAAAAATACCTTTCTATCAATGTTAATAACAAAAAAAAGATTGAGCACTTTTAAATTTCACATCAGTGCTCAACCTTTTATTTATTTACTTTTCATCAAGTTGTTGCTCTTTATCTTCATATTCTTGATCATTATCTCTACCGTAATACTCTTCATTGTATTCTTGCTCTTCTTCTGGGTCATTTTCTTTTGCTTCTTTTTCTTTTGCTTCTTGCTCTTCTTTTTGAGCTAGTTTTTCATCGTCGTAAATAAAGACATTATGGAAAATTTTTAGAATTGGTCGCGCAGTTAGAAAAAATCCACCGATGAGATAAAGATAGGTTCCATAAACATCTGGAATAGGTGTTAGTGTCGCTAAACTTCCAATCATATAAAAGATACCTGTTAAGATATCATTTGTTAATGATATCAGTGTGTATCGATTTTGAAAATACAAGCGAAAACGTCCAGTTTTGATTTCAATATCTTCTTCTTTGTCAGGAATAACGTCATGTTTTTTCCGTTCTATTTTTGGCATGTTGGCTTATCCTCGCTTTTTTCATGTTTGTATAATAGATAGTATACAAAATTCCGAATCACCTTTCAAAAAAAATGAATCAGTAACCTATGTCATTAAAAAATGCCTATTGAATAATGAGAACTTGCACGTTTTTTATTCTAGTACTAAAATTGATAAGTTGAGAAATAAACTGTTTAAGAAAATTTTGGAGGAAATAATTATGAATACAAAGAAACAAACATCCCACTTGATATTTTTTACCTTATTAATTTTTTTAAGTGCTTGCGGATCAAACGAAAAACTTGGTGAAAAGAAAGAATCAGCAGAGGCTATACTTGATGCTGAACAAGTCATGCACTTAACTGTCGAAAGTGAATTAGCGACAACAGACACTGTTTTGGTTGCTGAAAATATTACTTTTGCTGGCGTTAATCAATTTATCGAAGGACTCTATCGGTTAGATGAAAATAATAAGCCTATCCCTGCCTTAGCTGAAAGTGAAGATATTTCAGAAGATGGATTAACCTATACCTTTCATCTAAGAAACGATGCTAAATGGTCAAATGGCGAACCCGTTACTGCACATGACTTTGTGTTTTCGTGGCGTAGAAATGTTGACCCCACTTCTGGTGCAGCTTATGCGTACTTATTTGAAGATATAAAGAATGCTTCTGACATCATGGCTGAACAACTGCCGCTTGAAGAACTTGGAGTTAAAGCATTAGATGATACAACTTTAGAAGTCACACTTGAAACACCTATTGCTTATTTCCCTTCTCTTATGTCATTTGTTTCGTTTTTCCCACAAAATGAAGCATTTGTTAGAAATGCTGGTAATCAATACGGCACCAGCAGCGAGACCACTCTAACAAATGGTCCTTTCTTGTTATCTGAATGGGATAATGGATTGGATGAAAGTTGGAATTATGAAAAAAATCCAGCTTATTGGGATGCAGAAAATGTTCACTTAACTAAAATCACGAATCAAGTAATCAAAGATGTGTCCACTGGAGTAAACTTATTTGAAAAAGGTGATGTTGATAATGCGTTATTGTCTGGTGAGTACGCTAAACAATTTCAAAAAAATCCTAGTTACACAGTTGAGTACTTTTCAAGAACCAACTACTTAGAAGTCAATCAAACGGACAACCCCTATTTAAAAAATGAAACCTTCAGAAAAGCACTAGCACTTGCTATTAACCGTGAAGAATTGACTTCAGTCGTCCTAAATAATGGTTCTTTACCAATCAATGGATTGGTTCCAGATCATTTTGTTAAAAATCCTGAATCAGGTACTGAATTTGCTGAAGAAGCCGGAGATTTTTATACTTATGATCTGCCTGAAGCCCAAAAGTTAGTAGAAGAAGCTAAAGCTGAACTCGGAGTAGATACGATTGAATTGGAACTACTTGGGGATGATGATGAAACAAGTAAGCGTGTTATGGAATACCTTCAAGGAGAAATACAGAATAATTTAGAAGGTGTAAACATTACCCTCTTAAATGTTCCCTTCAGCGCTCGACTAGCTAAAGCTGCAGCAGGTGATTTTGATTTAATTTCATCTGGTTGGAGCGGATATGTTTCAGATCCAATGATCATGTTAGATGTTTTATATAGTACGTCTTCTTATAACAATGGAGGCTATTCAAATGAAAAAGTAGATCAATTAATTGATGACGCCAAAGGAATTCATGCGAATGAGCCTAGTTTAAGATGGGCTGACATGTTGAAAGCTCATCAAATTGCTTTAGACGATGCGGCACTTATTCCCTTGTACCAAAAGGGTGAAGCCATGTTGCGAAATCCAAAAATTAAAAATGTAAACATCAATTCAGTAGGCGCTAGATATAGCTATAAAGATGCATATATTATCGACTAATTTATTAATTTAGTTTGATCATATATCTATCAAAAAAGTTCAACAGCTATTTTTCTTGCTGTTGAACTTTTTTATTTTGGTAAGTGGTTCAAGAAGTTTTTAGAAGCAAACCCCTGAACTTCTTCTTCGGTAAACCTTTCAAGTAATGCTTGTATAAAATTTTGGGTTTCTCCAGCATGCGACAACCCTTCAATGTACGTACTAATGCCGTCAAAATCTGAACCGAAACCGATATTGTTAACGGCGCCTAGTTCCACTAACCGTTCAACATGAGGAATCAAATCTGCTATTGTTACTGGATTATTTTCTCCGTCTTCAATAGTAAATGTTGGATTAAAAATGACATGAATCATTGCATCACGTTCAACCATTGCTTTGATCTGATCCTCATTTAAATTCCGCACATGACTACATAAAGATAAAACATTAGAATGAGTAGCAATGGGGTAATTTGCATGTTTCATAACGTCCCAAAATCCTTGAACGCTTAGATGAGAAACATCAGTAAAGACTTTCCGCTCATTCAAGCGTTTGACGATTTCAAAACCAAATGTTGTTAATCCACCACCTCTTGGCTCTCCAACTCCATCAGCTGCTAGATTAGCTGGATTCCAAGTCAATCCTACTGATAGTATTCCAGCATCCAATAAATACTCTAACTTATCCAAATCATTACCAATAGAAGACACACCCTCAAGAGTGAGAAATGATCCTATTTCATTTTCTTTCAACTCATGAATATCCGACCATTTTTTTATTTGTTTTATTTCAGGATGTTTAGCAATTACGTCATTTTGATAGAATGAAATTTGTTCTAAAACCGCTGCAAATTGCTGATCAGATGGCAAACTTGGTTCAATAAAAATAGCAAAAGCCTGAACTTTAACCTTTCCTTCTTTCAAACGTTTAAGATTTACTTCTAATTGATTTGAATCTTTAAAATCTAAGTTACCTTGGTTCACTTGCATCTTATAAAGAACATCACAATGCATATCAATACTATTCAAATGAATTCCTACTTTCCGCTTTTACGCACTCATCTTATATTTTCTCATCATACTTTAACCATAATAGAAGTGCAATATAAAAAATGATTTTAAACAGCTAAAGTGACTGTCTAAAATCATTTGTATCGATTATGATTGTTTCAAAAATAACATTAGCTACTCTTATTTAATTTATTTCACGAACAGGTTCTTCCACAAAATAAAGAACGGATCCTCCAATAATAAAGAGAATGATCAATGCAAATACCCCATTTAAAGAATTCCCCGTTATTTGAGAGATGATTCCAACTAAAAGTGGTCCGACAACTGCTGCAAATTTACCGAAAATATTATAAAAACCAAAGAATTCATTTGCATTTTCTTTAGGGATCAACTGGCCAAATAAAGAACGACTAAGCGATTGAACCCCACCTTGAGCAGTTCCTACAAGAACCGCTAATATAATAAACGTTAATAAAGAATCTAACGATAACGCAAAGATACAAATAAACGTATAGGTAGCTATTCCTACATAAATCATTTTTTTATTGCCAAATCTACCCGCTAATACTCCATATAAAATAGAAAATGGGAATGCTACAAATTGACAGATCATCATCACCACGATCAAATCATTGGCCATTAGTCCGACGTCTGATCCGATAGCGGTTGCCATTTGAAAAATAGTTCCTACTCCATCAATATAGAAAAAATAGGCAATTAAAAATAAAAAGACATTGCGATACTGACGTATATTCCTAAGTGTTTCCCACAATCTTAAAAAACTATTTTTAACAACATGTGGTTGTTTATTTATATACGTTGTTTGTTCGACATTTTTCCAATAAGGAATGGTAAATATCAACCACCAAAGAGCCGTTGCTGCAAATCCACCTTTAATAAGAGCAGTTTGTGAAATAGGAAGAATTTGGGTTAATTGAAAGAAAATAAAAATAACAAATGGAATGGAACTACCAATATAACCCCACCCATATCCTGCACTAGAAACACGATCCATTCGATTTAATGTTGTAGAATCAATTAAAGATGCATCGTAAAAAATGTTGGCAGCACCAAAACCAATCGAAGATACTGAGTAAATAATCAATAATAACAACCAGTTTTCATCTGGAATAAACGCAAAACTAAATGTCGCAATAATGCCCAATCCTGTAGCTAAAGAAAACATTGGATTTCGGTAACCTTTATAATCAGCAATTGCACCTAATATAGGAGCTAACAGCGAAACGACTAAGGTTCCAATTGCATTAGCATACCCTAAATAAGCAGTTGAATTTACCGCACTCACACCTGCTCCTTCAGAAACTGCTTTGAAGAACAACGGAAAAACAGCTGTAGTAATCATAATCGAATAGGCTGAGTTAGCCCAATCTTGTAAAATCCAACTTTTTTCTATTTTTGTGTATTTAAACCGTTCTTTTCCTATTTCCACTGCTCTCACCTCACTAATTAATTAAATAATTCCCCTAAAACCTTTCCATCAACAGCCTGTGGAAATTCCAATCCCATTGCATGTAAAAAAGTTGGGCCTTCATCGATCAAATGAGCTACTGGTATTCGTGCCTCAGCATTTATACCTGGTCCAGAAATAAATAATGTTGTTTCATAGTTTTCTTTTTTAGGACTATACCCATGAGTGCCTTTATGAAAAGGTGTTGATTTATCAGCTTTGATTTCTTCTATAAAAGGGCCATTGCTGTCATTGATAAAGTAATACCCTTTTTTTGCTTCAATTAAAAAGCTGCAAGTCTCATCTGCTCCTAAACGAGTGGCTTCTTCTTGAGTATAAATCGTTTCGATTTGGTCCAAATGTTGCGTTAATATTTGGCGTACTTCAGCTAAATCTACTTCTGATTTTGTATAAATATAACAAGAACCATCAGCACCCTTAGCTAAAACATCCCATTCTTGGATCAGTCCATCTTTAGTTTCTTTTAGCCAGCCTTGTTCTTTGAATAGTTGATTTAGTCTAACCACTGTGTGTGTGTCTAGTTGGTAGTGGTCTCCAAATACTGCTAAAACTGTTTCTTCAAAGATTCCTTTTTCTTTCATAGCGGTAACGATTTGATTCAAATGATCATCCATGCGTCTAATAGCAGCTTTTGCTTCTTGGGAATTTACACCAAAATGATGTCTTGTACTATCTAAGTCAACTAGATGTATCGCCATTAAATCAGGGTTTTTAGAGTGAATCGTGTCTACAATTCCAGCTGTTAAAAAATGATCTAATTCTGGTTGCTGAATACCTTTACGAGTCTTTCCAAACTTACGCTCTAAATCTAAAACAAATTTTGGTGAAGACGACCACAAAGAGATAAGTGCTTGTGACTGCCAAGGACGATTGGCGAAAATTTCAGTTAAATTAAACTTTATGGCTTTGTTCCGACCAGTAACCGGCCATAAAAAAGAAGCAATCGTATATCCTGCTTCATGAGCAACATCAAATAAAGTTGGAACTTTGATATCTTTGGCATACCAGTGCCAATCTGGTGATTTTCTTTTTGGTTGTATATATGTATTATTTGTAATGCCATGTTTATTAGGGTACACCCCTGTGATAATTGACGTATGAGCCATATAGGTTAAAGATGGATAAACCGTTTCTACTTTTTCTACTCTTGCACTTCGATCCAATAAATACTTAAATGTTGGAAGCGTTTGGGCATATTCTAAATCTTTTGCACCAAAAGCATCTAAAGAAATCATGTACAGACGTTGTTTCTTCATTCATTCTTCCCCCTTGATTAATCTATTATCCCACAACCATACTTTTTGAGAAAGAGGATCCGTGTTATTTTTAAGTAAAGAATTTTAAATTTTATCTATTTTTACATAAAAAAAAAACACTGATAAAATCAGTGTTTTTTCCGACAGTATTCATTTGCATAAATAGGTCCCGTGAATTCCACAAAACAGAGGGGTCCAAACACCTGCATCTTGCAGTTGTACCGAAGTACGGTTGTGCCCTGTCTAAAGTTCCAATCACTTGTCGCCGCAGCGAAATGACCGAAGTCACCTGATTGGAGGTCAACTCATCGCATGTATGTACTTTACCATGTTTATTCACTAAACACAAGTTGTTTTCAACTATTTATTCATGGAAGTATCAAAAAAGTTTAATTTTCTTTACTGCACTAGAACAAAAGCGATTTTATCACCTTTGTGACTTCCTCAGACCTTTCTCTTGACGCTCACCATGCATATCATTGGTACTAACAAAAAAGCTGTTCTATAATAGGGTTGATTCACTAGAAGAGTTTTTCTCATTCCTAGGCAAGACTTTAATTTAAGGAGGCCTTTTTATGAAAGAAGAAGTCATTATAAATTATCTACAACGTCACGGCTTAGATGCAAAAACAGGTGATACCATTTTGGTTGAAAGAAAAACTCGGAATCGAAAATGGTATGCTACATTGTTAGGTAAGAATGAAACTGAAAAAATTTACCTGAATTTTGCTGAAAAAGAATTCGTTATATTGCCAATTGAAAAAGATTCTATGACTCCTATTGAAGGCGATTATGCCCAAGTTCCTTTAACAGAAGTTAAATCTATTTATTTCAAAAAGCAATCCAATTTCTATAACCTACTAATTCAGTACAACGACGCTACTGCTACCGATGATCGCATAAAAAAATACAAAGTTCCTAAAGAAGTTGCCGATTGTCCTTGGCATAAAGAAAATCTGGAACGATTAATTGAACGCTTTGGTTTTAAGGAATCTAAGTAACATAAAAAACGATTTTTAGACTTTATTGTCTAGAAATCGTTTTTTTTATCCTTAATTTAGTTAAAAGTAAATTGTTTGATTCTAGTTTTGAATAACTTCGATTTTATAACCATCTGGATCTGTAATAAAAAAGAAATTTGCTGCATTATCTGGGAGAGCTTTTAAATCAGTAACTTCATAACCACTAGCTTTATACTCTTTTTGTGTTGCGGCTAAATCATCCACAGCAATTGCAATGTGACCATATCCATTTCCAAGGGTATAAGCTTCTTCTTGATCATAATTATACGTCAATTCCAATTCATAGTCATCTCCATCCAAAGCTAGATAAACTAATGTAAATTTAAGTTCTGAAAAATCTAATCTCTTCACTTCTTTAAACCCTAATACAGTTGTATAAAAGTCCATTGATTTTTCTAAATCTTTCACACGCACACAAGTGTGCAACATTTTTTTTGCCATTTATTTTCATCCTCTCATTACGATCATTCGTACTTCCTTATCTTAATACATTTTTATAAAGAGTTCAAAAAATAAGTCATTCATGTAATTCCAATGGCAAATTATCCGGATCTTTAAAAAATGTAAATCTTCCACCCGTGTACTCATCTATGCGAACGGGCTCTGTTTCAACACCTTTTTCATTCAAAGATTGAATGGCTTCGTCAAAATCGTCTACATAAAAACATAAATGTCTTAAACCTGCGGCTTCTGGTTGAGTTGGCCGCTTTGTTGGATAAGGAAAGGAAAACAGTTCAATTTCACTATTCCCTAACTTTAAATCTAATTTGTACGAATCCCGCTCTGAACGGTAATTTTCTCGTATGATTTCTAAACCTAAAATTTCAGTATAAAACTGTTTTGATTTTTTGTAGTCAGATGCAATGATTGCCACATGATGAATGCTCTTAATATTCATACAGCACTCCTCCCATTAATTTTTAAATATCGCGAATCATTTCAATACTAGTAAATTCTACGTTCTTATTATCCTCAATATCTTGAAGATAACGAAATCCAAGTGCTTCATAAAACTGAATACTCTCTTTATCAGACTTAAGAAAACTAACCAATTGAGTATTGTTTCCTAATAATTGCTGCATTTGTGTTAAATGATTTACTAAACGCGTTCCGATACCTTTTCTCAAATGATCAACATCGATGTACAAAACAAAAACTTTCCCCACTTTAGAATCAACGATTCCGCCGCCGATAACGCCAATTACCTTTCCGTCTAATCGAGCAACGATCCATCCACTCCATTTAGCCGATACTTCTTCAATTTCATTCAGGATTCTTTTAGGATTATAGTATTCTTCAACTTTTTCTTGTACTTTTTGTTTGTCTCTTACAGCTTCAGCGTTACAAGCATACCCTTGTGTACAAATTGCAACAATTTCATCCACATCTTCAGCAGTTGCTAATTCAATACGAACCTCTTCAAGATCTGAAGATTTTTCAACTTTAATCGATCTCATACTTTTGCTCCTCTATTCTAATTCCCTAATAAAGTATCCAGCTCTTCCCCATACTCAGCTGTACTTTCTTGGCTATTCTAAATTAGCACTAAATAACTCATTTGTCACGAGCTTACTGTGCTTTAGGTTGAAACA comes from the Carnobacterium sp. 17-4 genome and includes:
- a CDS encoding N-acetylmannosamine-6-phosphate 2-epimerase, translating into MNMLDKVKSELIVSCQALDNEPLHSSYIMGRMAVAAEEGGAKGIRSNSKEDIIEIKKNTELPVIGIVKRDYDDSEVFITATMKEIDELAESKCDMIALDATSRVRPNGETLESFVQAIHAKYPSILLMADTATIDEAIEAERLGFDCVSTTLMGYTKESQGDNIADNDFERLKIILESVKVPVIAEGHIDTPEKAKRCKELGVHSIVVGSAITRPQLITAEFVGKMKEVK
- a CDS encoding alpha/beta hydrolase — its product is MSTIYTYTKDNDSPLQMTFFPAIPEYDKHCTLLYLHGGALIYGERDDLPILYREMFLSAGYSILTIDYPLAPEEPLPVIVESIIEGIDWFSTHAKNTLKSQSSDYVLFGRSAGAYLSFVLAKQLLPISPKGIISFYGYSSLIETSFTNPSSYYNQFPKVTNSSISHLIKTTRQANASIQDRFPIYLRARQMGSWLSLLLSDRSLLNDYSLNEVELKKLPPVFLTASSADQDVPYSVSQQLSQIIPKVQFHPVLGLPHDFDADTTNPAGKRVYQAAINWLDQLQVVNNRA
- the allC gene encoding allantoate deiminase, with the protein product MDIKTLLKENIDLFTSIGNDPTGGMTRLLYSDSWLEAQNQLKATLEESGMTTHFDEIGNLFGRLEGSTYPEETILSGSHIDTVVNGGNLDGQYGIIAAYLAVHYLKETYGQPLRSLEVISMAEEEGSRFPMAFWGSKNFVNEANKEAANEMADFKGVKFVDAMKACGFDFKPETATKRTDVKAFLEIHIEQGNVLENKKLQIGVVNNIAGQRRYTVTLKGEANHAGTTPMGYRKDAVYAFSKICSEAIGKAEEVGDPLVLTFGKVEPKPNTVNVVPGEVLFTIDCRHTDKEELKNFTESLEKRMQEIAEEMGMTIDIDLWMDEAPVPMDESIVSVIEEAVKSENIDYLIMHSGAGHDSQIIAPHYPTAMIFVPSIKGISHNPAEETKLEDLVAGVKTLAGALYKLAYK
- a CDS encoding MurR/RpiR family transcriptional regulator — its product is MANNLDLSNRINQNYPLLSKKEKQVAAFILEHKNDVESWNIKDLSRLTETSNATISRFCSKLHYRNFSEFKTFVTQELGEHPAPLQVPVKIASYYTQLINSASQLIETQQITDFVEAIHLSNKILICGVGNSGLSAMELKYRLVRMGLIVDVVTDPHMMLMDAVLLKKYDLMIAISNYGQTQAVIDACTIAKKEHATVFVITNQNHTPLTNIADQVLFASGRTSIPDDQFINSQLPIHFILDVLCYVLLENKSYKNNRKKTLSALDSH
- the ptsG gene encoding glucose-specific PTS transporter subunit IIBC, producing MKTFFEKAQQFGKSFMLPIAILPAAGLLLGIGGSLSNPNTVSAYPVLDVAWLQAIFTIMSSAGNIVFSNLPVIFAVGVAIGLARSDKGTAALAALIGYLVMHSTINAILTITGSLALDNLAAVGQGSTLGIQTLETGVFGGIIVGILASYLHNRFNKIELPTYLGFFGGSRFVPIITSFSAIILGAIMYFVWPVFQGLITNVGDVVNATGYLGTFLYGFILRMLGPVGLHHIFYLPFWQTAVGGTMEIGGELVQGTQNIFFAQLADPATQEFFSGTARFMSGRFITMMFGLVGAAFAIYRTAKPENKKVVGGLMLSAALTSFLTGITEPLEFSFLFIAPALYVVHAVFDGLAFMLAHIFEITIGQTFSGGFIDFILFGVLQGNERTNWIMVVVIGVVWFFLYYFTFTFLIKKFNFQTPGRTDKIEVAGNKTKVEGRALDIINGLGGEENLVNVDNCATRLRVTVKDETLVNEELLKETGSQGLIKRGNGIQVVYGPQVSVIKNEIEEMLGDE